The following coding sequences lie in one Miscanthus floridulus cultivar M001 chromosome 9, ASM1932011v1, whole genome shotgun sequence genomic window:
- the LOC136482968 gene encoding receptor kinase-like protein Xa21, giving the protein MSHIAIHSNSILPLLAFISIHFLALCQHTSPAALNESSALLCLKSQLLDPSGALASWRDESRVFCKWHGVTCGSRQQASRVIALDLESKNIAGSIFPCVANLSFLERIHMPNNQLDGQISPDIGRLTQLRYFNLSMNSLRGEIPEAISACSRLETIDLDSNSLQGEIPPRLARCSSLQTIILGYNNLQGSIPPQLGLLPNLYTLFLPSNNLTGSIPEFLGQISKNLTWVNLQNNSLTGEIPTALFNSTSLYYIDLSQNALSRSVPPFSQASSSALNYLSLYQNNLSGEIPSSIGNLSSLAFLLLSYNSLQGRIPESLGKLKTLQALDLSYNNLSGTVAPALYNISSLTFVGLGANQLVGTLPANIGNTLTSITKLILEGSRFEGPIPASLANATNLQYLDLRSNAFMGVIPSLGSLALLSYLDLGENRLEAGDWSFMSSLVNCTRLKNLWLDRNNLQGVISTYITDIPKSLEVMVLKENKLTGSIPSKIGNLMNLMVIQLDKNFLSGNIPDTLGNLQNLSILTLSKNQLSGEIPQSIGELEQLTKLLFQENNLTGLIPSSLDGCKQLTTLNLSSNSLYGAIPRQLFLISTLSEGLDLSNNKLTGDIPFEIGGLINLNSLSLSNNRLSGEIPSTLGQCLLLESLHLETNNLQGSIPDSFINLKGITVMDLSKNNLSGSIPVFLESLISLQTLNLSFNDLEGPVPGGGIFAKPNDVYIQGNNKLCAMSPDLQVPQCLTSGPQTKKHSYILAVLVSLASVVAVTMACVAVIVLKKRRKGKQLTNQSLKKLKNFSYGDLFKATDGFSPNSLVGSGRFGLVYKGQFNVEECAVAIKVFMLDQFGAPSNFLSECEALRNTRHRNLIRVISVCSTFDPTGNEFKALILEYMVNGNLESWLHQKEYTKSMKRPLSLGTRIAIAVDIAAALDYLHNRCTPPLVHRDLKPSNVLLNDEMVASLSDFGLAKFLSVDLSTGFNNSSSAVGPRGSIGYIAPEYGVGCKISVEGDIYSYGIILLEIITGRRPTDDMFKDGVNIRIFVESSLPLNIHNILEPNLTGYHEGEDGGQEMVEMQHCAMQLANLGLKCSEMSPKDRPRTEEVYAEILAIKEEFSTLCSLGSVSMLL; this is encoded by the exons ATGTCTCACATAGCCATCCACAGCAATTCCATCCTGCCGCTGCTTGCTTTCATCTCCATCCACTTCCTTGCCTTGTGTCAACACACATCACCCGCCGCACTGAATGAATCCAGTGCTCTCCTCTGTCTCAAATCTCAGCTCCTCGACCCATCAGGTGCATTGGCCTCATGGAGAGACGAATCCCGTGTGTTCTGCAAGTGGCATGGGGTGACATGCGGCAGCAGACAGCAGGCATCTCGAGTCATTGCACTGGACCTTGAATCCAAGAACATCGCTGGCAGCATATTCCCTTGCGTCGCCAACCTCAGCTTCCTTGAAAGGATCCACATGCCCAACAACCAGCTCGATGGCCAGATTTCTCCTGACATCGGCCGGCTAACCCAGCTTCGGTACTTCAACCTCAGCATGAACTCCCTTCGCGGTGAGATACCAGAGGCAATATCCGCATGTTCCCGTCTTGAAACAATCGACCTTGATAGCAATTCCCTCCAAGGTGAGATCCCTCCAAGGCTTGCTCGGTGCTCATCCCTTCAGACTATTATTCTTGGCTACAACAATCTTCAGGGAAGCATCCCTCCACAGCTTGGCCTGCTACCCAATCTGTACACACTGTTTCTCCCCAGCAATAATCTGACTGGAAGCATTCCTGAATTTTTAGGGCAGATCAGCAAAAACCTGACGTGGGTGAATCTTCAGAATAATAGCCTTACTGGAGAGATACCCACTGCTCTGTTCAACAGCACATCTCTGTATTACATAGATCTCTCACAAAATGCTCTTTCTAGGTCTGTCCCACCTTTCTCGCAGGCATCTTCCTCGGCACTGAATTACCTTAGCTTATACCAAAACAATCTGTCTGGAGAGATTCCTAGCTCAATTGGTAATCTTTCTTCCCTGGCTTTCTTACTGCTTTCTTATAACAGCTTACAAGGAAGGATTCCAGAGAGCTTAGGTAAGCTTAAAACCCTACAAGCACTAGACCTCAGCTATAACAACTTGTCAGGCACCGTTGCACCTGCACTTTATAACATCTCCTCTCTTACTTTTGTTGGACTTGGGGCCAACCAACTTGTCGGTACGCTTCCCGCCAATATCGGCAACACCCTTACAAGCATCACAAAGTTGATATTGGAAGGGAGCAGGTTTGAAGGTCCAATTCCAGCTTCACTGGCCAATGCCACAAATTTGCAATATCTAGATCTCCGTAGCAACGCATTCATGGGTGTTATTCCTTCACTGGGATCCCTGGCCTTGTTGAGTTACCTAGATCTAGGTGAAAATAGGCTTGAAGCTGGAGATTGGTCTTTCATGTCCTCTCTAGTGAACTGCACCCGATTAAAGAATTTATGGTTAGACAGAAACAACCTCCAAGGTGTAATATCTACTTATATCACCGATATCCCAAAAAGCTTAGAGGTCATGGTTCTAAAAGAAAACAAATTGACAGGTTCTATACCGTCAAAGATAGGAAACCTCATGAATCTCATGGTCATTCAGTTAGATAAAAATTTTCTCTCAGGGAATATTCCAGACACGCTTGGGAACCTCCAAAACTTGTCCATTCTAACCCTatccaaaaaccaactttctgGAGAAATTCCACAATCAATTGGGGAGTTAGAGCAGCTTACTAAACTACTTTTTCAGGAAAACAATTTGACCGGACTCATACCTTCTAGTTTAGATGGCTGCAAACAATTGACAACACTCAATCTTTCTTCCAATAGCTTGTACGGAGCCATTCCACGGCAACTCTTTCTGATATCTACACTTTCTGAAGGCTTAGACTTGTCCAATAACAAACTCACTGGGGACATACCTTTTGAGATTGGTGGATTGATCAATTTGAATTCACTTAGTCTTTCCAACAATCGATTATCAGGTGAGATCCCCTCCACACTTGGTCAGTGCCTTCTTCTGGAGTCTCTCCACTTAGAAACAAATAATCTGCAAGGAAGCATCCCAGATTCTTTCATCAACTTAAAAGGCATCACTGTGATGGATCTTTCCAAGAATAACTTGTCTGGTAGCATTCCTGTATTTTTGGAGTCACTTATCTCTTTACAGACTCTAAATCTATCCTTCAATGACCTTGAGGGCCCTGTCCCTGGAGGCGGCATCTTTGCTAAACCGAATGATGTGTACATCCAAGGAAACAATAAGTTGTGTGCAATGTCTCCAGATCTACAAGTACCACAGTGCTTGACATCAGGACCCCAAACAAAGAAGCATTCCTACATTTTAGCTGTTCTGGTTTCACTTGCTAGTGTAGTTGCAGTCACAATGGCGTGTGTTGCTGTCATTGTtttgaagaagagaaggaaaggaaAGCAACTAACCAACCAATCATTAAAGAAGCTAAAGAATTTCTCGTACGGTGATTTATTCAAAGCAACAGATGGTTTCTCTCCTAACAGTCTTGTTGGATCCGGAAGATTTGGATTGGTGTACAAAGGTCAATTCAATGTTGAAGAATGTGCAGTTGCCATAAAGGTATTCATGCTTGACCAATTTGGAGCACCAAGTAACTTCCTTTCTGAATGTGAGGCATTGAGAAATACTCGCCATCGGAATCTTATAAGAGTGATTAGTGTATGTTCAACATTTGATCCAACTGGAAATGAATTCAAAGCACTCATTCTTGAGTACATGGTAAATGGTAACCTAGAAAGTTGGCTCCATCAAAAAGAGTACACAAAAAGCATGAAAAGACCATTGAGTTTAGGCACACGAATAGCAATAGCTGTGGATATCGCTGCTGCATTGGACTATCTTCATAATCGATGCACTCCTCCATTGGTACATCGTGATCTGAAACCAAGCAATGTccttttgaatgatgaaatggttgCATCTCTCAGTGATTTCGGTCTTGCAAAGTTTCTGTCTGTTGACCTTTCAACAGGATTCAATAATTCATCGAGTGCTGTAGGACCGAGAGGATCTATCGGATACATTGCACCAG AGTATGGCGTGGGGTGCAAAATCTCAGTTGAGGGTGACATCTACAGCTATGGAATTATTCTGCTGGAGATTATTACAGGAAGGCGACCAACTGATGACATGTTTAAGGATGGTGTAAACATCCGCATCTTTGTGGAGTCATCACTTCCACTGAATATCCATAACATTTTAGAACCAAATCTCACTGGATATCATGAAGGTGAAGACGGAGGACAAGAAATGGTTGAAATGCAGCACTGTGCCATGCAACTTGCAAATCTTGGTCTAAAATGTTCTGAGATGTCACCCAAGGATCGGCCAAGAACAGAGGAGGTTTATgctgaaatcttggccatcaaagAAGAATTTTCAACATTGTGCTCATTGGGAAGTGTATCTATGTTACTGTAA